In Hippoglossus stenolepis isolate QCI-W04-F060 chromosome 21, HSTE1.2, whole genome shotgun sequence, one DNA window encodes the following:
- the gucy2g gene encoding guanylate cyclase 2G, translated as AAAAAAAAADNSTNGSHPYKLIIGFQAPWNMSFPFSAQRLGSAIQIAVEKVNTNPAFVGNFSVDFVFTDTDCNPKLSLGGFIHQVWKENVSALFGPACPGEAEVTGLIASAWNIPMFGFVGQSSKIDNSGIYDSYIKIVPPLKRSSEVLVKTLEFFGWSHVAMIGGGLESNTWDKVDALWKTVEDPLRAKFKLTEAVQFDTSNAQLVNRNIKYISTVARVIVVLSNREDSMTLLLEAERQGLMKGDYVFFLVQHFEVSGGVDNLWKYALNSSMNQRSRKAFDMAFIIGQKSYEGYEYYDFFEQVFQRLKGNPFRSNLTSAREVSPYSAYLHDAVLLYAMGLKETIKDGKDPHDGRQLLKRLKNKNNIRFYGASGLVHFDEEGERNLDYSIYDLQYRGDVIKFVPVLNFDSETKTIRPTSLFASVVWPNGRIPSDKPECGFNNEFCEWLNNDIALLALLVTFPLIGVLGVLCIGFLSLQKFRLQTRLDDSCWWLIDYSDITIIRELSGNQALSLTTTGSQSGSGGTKSIFSNNSYGLMDKAGREHIFTTIGLYQGNQVAIKYIKNPVSCNFQKPSVIREFNVMKEMKHENLVQFFGACIEPPNVCLVMQYCKKGSLKDVLKTSDIELDAMFKLSFAYDIVNGMEFIHKSSLRFHGNLRPSTCLVDSRLQIKLSGFGLSEFKNNIMPVETINYQEMYWTAPELLRQISLVTNGTPKADVYSFSIIMWELMYNSKAGPYPDVNLEPKEIITQLRTPFQGEPLRPWLSDELCDESINLLLHACWSENADHRPPFGSIRRQLRDTSPDSHTNILDNMVDKLEKYANHLEEVVEERTNQLTAEKARADKLLSSMLPRYIADQLMAGKSVAPQSYEMVTIFFSDIVGFTSMCSVSSAMEVVTFLNDLYSLFDDIIKMYDVYKVETIGDAYMVASGLPISNGYEHAVEICTMALHFLSAIKVFRIHHMPTESLAIRIGIHSGPVVAGVVGTTMPRYCLFGDTVNMASRMESNSLPLKIHISQCTADILVQVGSFEMEERGEIEMKGKGCHKTYWLLSKKYFNPPLFAHGSPPAEGFKLHTEKPCVTRSTEKRAHKILNKAHMTDIENPTVHI; from the exons gctgctgctgctgctgctgctgcggctgacAACAGCACAAATGGCTCTCACCCTTACAAGCTGATCATTGGCTTCCAGGCTCCCTGGAACATGTCCTTCCCTTTCAGCGCCCAGCGCCTGGGCTCGGCCATACAGATCGCCGTGGAGAAGGTGAACACCAATCCTGCCTTCGTGGGCAACTTCAGCGTGGATTTTGTGTTCACGGACACAGACTGCAATCCCAAACTGTCCCTGGGAGGATTCATCCACCAGGTGTGGAAGGAGAACGTGTCCGCACTGTTCGGTCCAGCTTGTCCAGGAGAGGCCGAG GTGACTGGTCTCATCGCCTCGGCGTGGAACATCCCCATGTTCGGGTTCGTGGGACAATCGTCCAAAATCGACAACAGCGGCATCTATGACTCCTACATCAAAATCGTGCCCCCTCTGAAAAGAAGCTCGGAGGTGCTGGTGAAGACGCTGGAGTTCTTCGGCTGGAGTCACGTGGCGATGATCGGAGGAGGACTGGAATCGAACACCTGGGACAAAGTGGACGCCTTGTGGAAAACGGTCGAGGATCCGCTGAGAGCCAAATTCAAACTGACGGAAGCCGTCCAGTTCGACACCAGCAACGCTCAGCTGGTTAACAGAAACATCAAGTACATCTCAACAGTGGCCAGAG TGATCGTGGTGCTGTCCAACAGAGAGGACTCCAtgactctgctgctggaggccgaGCGACAGGGGCTCATGAAAGGAGACTACGTCTTCTTCCTGGTGCAGCACTTTGAAGTCAGTGGAGGCGTG GATAACTTGTGGAAATATGCCCTGAACAGCTCAATGAACCAACGCTCACGGAAAGCTTTTGACATGGCCTTCATCATCGGCCAGAAATCCTACGAAGGCTACGAGTACTACGACTTCTTTGAGCAGGTGTTCCAAAGACTGAAAGGAAACCCATTCAGGAGCAACCTGACATCTGCAAGAGAG GTGAGCCCGTACTCGGCCTACCTGCACGACGCAGTGCTTCTCTACGCCATGGGGCTGAAGGAGACCATCAAGGACGGGAAAGACCCTCACGACGGAAGGCAGCTGCTAAAgaggctgaaaaataaaaacaacattcgGTTTTACG GTGCGTCGGGACTGGTCCACTTTGacgaggagggggagagaaatcTGGACTATTCCATTTATGACCTGCAGTACAGAGGCGACGTCATCAAGTTTGTGCCCGTTCTGAATTTTGACAGCGAAACCAAAACTATTCG gCCAACGTCCCTGTTTGCCTCTGTGGTTTGGCCCAATGGACGAATTCCCTCAGATAAACCAGAGTGTGGCTTCAACAACGAATTCTGTGAATGGCTGAACAACG ACATCGCCCTGCTCGCCCTGCTGGTGACCTTCCCCCTCATCGGGGTGCTGGGAGTTTTGTGCATCGGGTTCCTCAGTCTGCAGAAGTTCCGGCTCCAGACGAGGCTGGACGACTCCTGCTGGTGGCTCATCGACTACAGCGACATCACCATCATCAGGGAGCTCTCA GGAAATCAGGCTTTATCCCTGACAACCACGGGCAGCCAGAGTGGCAGCGGGGGCACTAAGTCCATCTTCTCCAACAACAGCTACGGCCTGATGGACAAGGCAGGGAGAGAACACATCTTCACCACCATAGGTCTCTACCAG GGGAATCAAGTGGCCATCAAGTACATCAAGAACCCTGTGAGCTGCAATTTCCAGAAACCTTCAGTTATCAGAGAGTTCAATGTG ATGAAAGAGATGAAGCATGAGAACCTGGTGCAGTTCTTCGGTGCGTGCATCGAGCCGCCCAACGTGTGTTTGGTCATGCAGTACTGCAAGAAAGGCAGTTTGAAG gatgTTTTGAAGACTTCAGATATTGAGCTGGATGCGATGTTTAAACTCTCCTTTGCTTATGACATTGTAAAT GGAATGGAGTTCATTCACAAGAGCAGCCTGAGATTTCATGGCAACCTGCGGCCCAGCACGTGTCTGGTGGACAGTCGGCTGCAGATCAAACTGTCTGGCTTCGGATTGTCggagtttaaaaacaacatcatgcCAGTGGAGACGATCAATTATCAAG AGATGTACTGGACCGCCCCCGAGCTCCTGAGACAAATCAGCCTTGTGACCAACGGGACGCCCAAAGCTGACGTCTACAGCTTTTCCATCATCATGTGGGAACTCATGTACAACTCAAAGGCTGGTCCATACCCTGACGTCAACCTGGAGCCCAAGG AGATTATCACGCAGTTGCGGACGCCTTTCCAAGGGGAGCCGCTGCGACCATGGCTGTCCGACGAGCTGTGTGATGAGAGCATCAACTTACTGCTGCACGCCTGCTGGAGTGAGAACGCTGACCACCGACCTCCATTTGGCTCGATACGGAGACAGCTGAGGGACACCAGCCCGGACAG TCACACAAATATCCTGGATAACATGGTGGATAAGTTGGAGAAATATGCAAATCActtggaggaggtggtggaggagaggaccaatcagctgaCAGCAGAGAAGGCCCGTGCAGACAAGCTTCTCTCCAGCATGTTGCCAAG GTACATCGCAGACCAGCTGATGGCCGGGAAGTCGGTGGCGCCGCAGAGCTACGAGATGGTGACCATCTTCTTCTCCGACATCGTGGGCTTCACCTCCATGTGCTCGGTCAGCTCTGCGATGGAGGTGGTCACGTTTCTCAACGACCTCTACAGCCTCTTCGACGACATCATCAAGATGTACGATGTCTACAAa GTGGAAACGATAGGCGATGCGTACATGGTGGCCAGCGGGCTGCCCATCAGCAACGGCTACGAGCACGCTGTGGAGATCTGCACGATGGCGCTGCATTTCCTGAGCGCCATCAAGGTCTTCAGGATCCATCACATGCCCACTGAGAGTCTCGCCATTCGCATCGGGATACACTCCG GTCCAGTGGTTGCAGGAGTGGTCGGCACCACCATGCCTCGCTACTGTCTGTTTGGAGACACGGTGAACATGGCCTCTCGGATGGAGAGTAACAGCCTGC CCCTGAAGATTCACATATCTCAGTGCACGGCAGACattctggtccaggtgggatCGTTTGagatggaggaaagaggagaaatcgAAATGAAG GGCAAAGGGTGTCACAAGACCTACTGGCTGCTGAGCAAAAAATACTTCAACCCTCCTCTCTTTGCTCATGGCTCTCCACCGGCTGAGGGTTTCAAACTACACACCGAG AAACCATGTGTGACCAGGTCCACTGAGAAACGAGCCCACAAGATCCTGAACAAAGCTCACATGACGGACATCGAGAATCCTACCGTGCACATTTGA
- the tectb gene encoding beta-tectorin yields MASLGALLMLLPVAWTCPPQKADYVMVSCFPNAIIANVPECPYGWEIEQLSLGGVCYTGIHSPGYFRFIIPDLTPKNHSYCGTQSEYMPGKDPKYVFYNSIVSNDTSLTVRNQPVNYTFSCMYRAAYLVNNAVFSQRVATVFVNNGSLGTFRSQLSMNVFTNSKFLYSKDAPYVIDTSEIGSEVFMGIEAKGLSNRFKVVINNCWATPSPYSTDRKRWSLIINSCSSDNTVTIFENAKDSRSTFKFNSFRFQRLEKVSTVWLHCEVHVCDAERLVCQPTPCTARSLSAEADPSGGILTAEFHIKGYGSSNNGHKPGSSLLILLLLLINSCCVLLN; encoded by the exons ATGGCCTCTCTTGGTGCACTGTTAATGCTGTTGCCTGTCGCGTGGACCTGCCCCCCCCAGAAAGCAG ACTATGTCATGGTGTCTTGTTTCCCCAACGCCATCATTGCCAATGTCCCAGAATGCCCTTACGGCTGGGAGATTGAGCAGCTATCCCTGGGGGGCGTCTGTTACACTGGGATACACAGCCCGGGCTACTTCCGCTTTATCATCCCGGACCTAACGCCTAAAAACCACTCGTACTGCGGGACACAGTCCGAG TACATGCCCGGCAAAGACCCAAAGTACGTCTTCTACAACTCCATCGTGTCCAACGACACTTCCCTCACAGTCAGGAACCAGCCCGTCAACTACACCTTCAGCTGCATGTACCGAGCCGCCTACCTGGTAAATAACGCAGTCTTCAGCCAGAG AGTGGCTACAGTTTTTGTCAACAACGGGAGTTTAGGCACTTTTAGATCACAGTTGTCTATGAACGTGTTCACG AATTCAAAGTTCCTGTACTCCAAGGACGCTCCCTATGTGATCGACACTTCTGAGATCGGCTCCGAAGTTTTCATGGGGATTGAGGCAAAAGGACTCAGCAACAG ATTCAAAGTTGTAATAAACAACTGCTGGGCCACGCCGAGCCCGTACTcgacagacaggaagaggtgGAGTCTCATCATCAACAG ctgctcctccgaCAACACTGTGACTATTTTCGAGAACGCCAAAGACAGCCGCTCCACGTTCAAGTTCAACTCCTTCCGCTTCCAGCGGCTGGAGAAGGTTTCCACCGTCTGGCTTCACTGCGAGGTGCACGTTTGTGATGCCGAGAGGCTCGTCTGTCAGCCG ACCCCCTGCACTGCGAGAAGTCTGTCAGCTGAGGCAGATCCGAGTGGGGGGATCCTTACGGCTGAGTTTCACATTAAAG GTTACGGATCTTCCAATAACGGACACAAACCAG GCTCATCGctcctcatcctgctgctgctcctgataaactcctgttgtgttttactgAACTGA